In the genome of Leptolyngbya subtilissima AS-A7, one region contains:
- a CDS encoding PrsW family intramembrane metalloprotease, with translation MANLASDPNVLATVVGIVALALAPLAFLLWFFYTRDKLNPEPRGLVLKIFGLGILAFIPVFLVRQFVPLPAWLMAVVVVPIVAELIKFWVVKAGVYNHPEFDEPVDGITFAAAAGLGFATLEVIGSMLYAYFAVARLGVPGNALTTAWPAVLSMFALRGLLSAPGHALWSSLWGYALGMAKFAPSGQGSGLVRNGLVAAILSHAAFNALAMETSWWLNRVGLVLVIAVLWFVVMRCLRYALALTPKTQDGSGA, from the coding sequence ATGGCAAATCTTGCGAGCGATCCCAACGTACTGGCTACGGTGGTGGGCATAGTGGCCCTAGCCTTGGCCCCTTTGGCGTTTTTGCTGTGGTTTTTCTACACTCGCGACAAGCTCAACCCAGAGCCGCGAGGGCTGGTACTCAAAATTTTTGGCTTAGGAATTCTGGCGTTTATTCCAGTATTTTTGGTGCGGCAGTTTGTTCCCCTACCGGCCTGGCTAATGGCGGTGGTAGTGGTACCAATTGTGGCGGAGCTGATTAAGTTTTGGGTGGTGAAAGCGGGCGTCTACAACCATCCTGAATTTGACGAACCTGTGGACGGGATTACTTTTGCCGCCGCTGCCGGCCTAGGATTCGCCACCCTAGAGGTAATTGGCTCCATGCTCTACGCCTACTTCGCTGTAGCGCGGCTAGGCGTACCGGGAAATGCCTTGACCACCGCCTGGCCCGCCGTACTCAGCATGTTTGCCCTGCGGGGACTGCTGAGCGCTCCTGGTCATGCCCTGTGGTCGTCGCTATGGGGCTATGCCCTGGGGATGGCAAAATTTGCGCCTAGTGGGCAGGGTAGTGGGCTGGTTCGCAACGGCCTGGTGGCGGCCATACTGTCCCACGCTGCCTTTAATGCCCTAGCGATGGAGACGAGCTGGTGGCTCAACCGGGTGGGCCTAGTGCTAGTGATTGCAGTGCTGTGGTTTGTGGTGATGCGCTGCCTGCGCTACGCCCTAGCCCTGACACCCAAAACTCAAGACGGCTCTGGGGCATGA
- the crtL gene encoding lycopene beta cyclase, with protein sequence MQDVLVIGAGPAGLSLVAALAESGLAVQGLALGDPAHPWPNTYGIWVDELEDVGLVPFLEHRWKDCVMYVNSGPVPLHREYGLLSNNRLQSHWLGQAEQHRVTWHRDKAIHIEHRPTHTQVTTAAGEILTARLVVDATGHQTALVRRPEAPELAFQAAYGVVGRFSKPPTNPQQMVLMDFRDDYLTPAQRHEPPTFLYAMDLGDGVYFVEETSLAHHPAISMETLERRLHQRLGHRGIEIKETHHVERCLFPMNQPLPDFTQRVVGFGGAASMVHPASGYMVGALLRRGPGLAAAIASALSSSQTTPDQAAYQAWQALWPAERVRKHYLYLFGLENLMAFDAPQLHQFFNAFFNLPTDDWAGFLTDDLSLPEVVQAMLGLFGRAPNPVRWGLMRSVFSHGHLLGRTLMS encoded by the coding sequence ATGCAGGATGTGTTGGTCATTGGCGCGGGGCCGGCGGGGCTGTCGCTAGTGGCAGCCCTGGCAGAGTCAGGGCTGGCGGTGCAGGGATTGGCCCTAGGCGATCCGGCGCACCCCTGGCCCAACACGTATGGCATCTGGGTTGATGAACTCGAAGATGTGGGTTTGGTGCCGTTTCTAGAGCATCGCTGGAAGGACTGCGTGATGTACGTCAACAGCGGCCCTGTGCCCCTGCACCGCGAGTATGGGTTGCTGAGCAACAATCGCCTGCAATCCCACTGGCTGGGCCAGGCTGAGCAGCACCGGGTCACCTGGCATCGGGATAAAGCCATTCACATCGAGCACAGGCCTACCCATACCCAAGTGACTACCGCAGCGGGTGAAATACTTACTGCTCGGCTGGTAGTTGATGCTACAGGGCATCAGACGGCGCTGGTGCGGCGTCCGGAGGCTCCGGAACTGGCATTTCAGGCGGCCTATGGCGTTGTGGGGCGGTTCTCTAAGCCGCCTACCAACCCCCAGCAGATGGTGCTGATGGACTTCCGCGATGACTACCTTACTCCAGCCCAGCGCCACGAACCGCCTACGTTTCTCTACGCCATGGATTTAGGCGATGGAGTGTACTTTGTAGAAGAAACCTCGCTGGCTCACCACCCTGCGATCTCGATGGAGACGCTTGAGCGGCGCCTTCACCAGCGTTTAGGCCACCGGGGCATTGAGATTAAAGAAACACACCATGTGGAGCGGTGCCTGTTTCCGATGAACCAGCCGCTGCCCGATTTTACTCAGCGAGTGGTGGGCTTTGGCGGGGCCGCTAGCATGGTGCATCCGGCGTCGGGCTATATGGTGGGAGCGTTGCTGCGGCGAGGGCCGGGGCTGGCGGCGGCGATCGCATCTGCCCTCAGCTCATCCCAAACTACCCCTGACCAAGCGGCCTACCAGGCTTGGCAAGCCCTCTGGCCCGCTGAGCGCGTGCGCAAGCACTACCTCTATCTCTTCGGCCTCGAAAATTTGATGGCCTTTGACGCGCCGCAGCTGCATCAGTTTTTTAATGCTTTCTTTAACCTGCCCACCGACGACTGGGCCGGGTTTTTGACCGACGATCTCTCGCTGCCTGAGGTGGTGCAGGCCATGCTAGGTCTATTTGGCCGTGCGCCTAACCCGGTGCGCTGGGGGCTGATGCGATCGGTATTTAGCCACGGCCACCTGCTAGGACGCACGCTGATGAGCTAA
- a CDS encoding type IV pilus twitching motility protein PilT, translating to MAELPNAPGAQPAPPPPPRPPQTAAQAQASAQARAQAAARAAGQAAAQAAAAGHAPAAHQAPVGQAPAARQAPAAHQPPAPAAQAAHQPPVGQAPVAHQPSAPAAQAAPAPGQARHRPPSPPPMPKAAETFKVGSGLTLEKIVREAFDKGFSDIHMGVGEVPRFRDRGDIATTEYPVTDEATFYAWLEEILKPEEIQEFRQTLDFDGAAQYDFTRIRINIFDSLRGPAMVLRLIPVKILTLDQLGFSPIFRDVCHYHKGLVLVTGPTGSGKSTTMAAMIDYVNTEMPKNIITIEDPVEFVHTSRRSLIKQREVGMHTQKFDNALKASLREDPDIILVGEMRDKETVNTALKAAQTGHLVMGTLHTNSAVKTVERILNLYEPEQQAPVRVSLAESLVAVIAQGLCRTTDGKRAAFHDILINTDAIKDYILRGQLDEVEALIPKCTFDGMCTMNQSLYALYESGRITEETALEMSPKQNEMAQMLRGRV from the coding sequence ATGGCTGAGTTACCCAACGCCCCCGGGGCCCAACCTGCACCACCACCACCGCCTAGACCTCCCCAGACGGCGGCCCAGGCCCAGGCCTCAGCCCAAGCTCGAGCCCAGGCTGCTGCGCGTGCCGCAGGTCAAGCGGCAGCTCAGGCAGCGGCAGCGGGTCACGCTCCAGCGGCCCACCAGGCTCCGGTTGGTCAGGCTCCAGCAGCGCGTCAGGCTCCGGCAGCGCATCAGCCCCCAGCCCCAGCCGCTCAAGCTGCGCATCAGCCTCCGGTCGGTCAAGCTCCAGTAGCGCATCAGCCCTCAGCCCCAGCGGCTCAAGCTGCGCCTGCCCCAGGGCAAGCCCGCCACCGTCCGCCTTCGCCGCCACCTATGCCCAAGGCAGCAGAAACCTTCAAGGTAGGCAGCGGGCTAACCCTAGAGAAAATTGTGCGCGAGGCTTTCGATAAGGGCTTCTCAGACATTCACATGGGCGTGGGGGAAGTGCCGCGATTCCGCGATCGCGGCGATATCGCAACTACCGAGTATCCCGTCACCGACGAAGCCACTTTCTACGCCTGGCTCGAAGAAATCCTCAAGCCTGAAGAGATTCAAGAGTTTCGCCAAACTCTTGATTTTGACGGAGCTGCTCAGTACGACTTTACCCGCATTCGGATCAACATCTTTGACTCCCTGCGCGGCCCTGCTATGGTGCTGCGTCTGATTCCGGTGAAAATTCTCACCCTCGACCAGCTAGGGTTCTCACCCATCTTTCGCGATGTGTGCCACTACCACAAAGGGCTGGTGCTGGTGACTGGGCCTACGGGTTCGGGTAAGTCGACCACCATGGCGGCGATGATTGACTATGTCAACACCGAGATGCCCAAAAACATCATCACCATCGAAGACCCGGTGGAATTTGTGCACACCAGCCGGCGATCGCTGATTAAGCAGCGGGAAGTCGGTATGCATACCCAAAAATTCGACAACGCCCTCAAAGCCTCCCTGCGGGAAGACCCCGACATCATTCTGGTGGGTGAAATGCGGGACAAAGAAACCGTCAACACCGCCCTCAAAGCGGCTCAGACCGGTCACCTCGTGATGGGTACCTTGCACACCAACAGCGCCGTCAAAACCGTAGAGCGGATTCTCAACCTCTACGAGCCTGAGCAGCAGGCGCCGGTGCGGGTCTCCCTAGCGGAGTCACTGGTGGCGGTGATTGCCCAGGGTCTCTGCCGCACCACCGATGGCAAGCGGGCCGCCTTCCACGACATTTTGATCAACACCGATGCGATCAAAGACTACATTCTGCGGGGACAGCTCGACGAAGTCGAAGCGCTGATTCCCAAATGTACCTTCGACGGTATGTGCACCATGAACCAGTCGCTCTACGCCCTCTACGAGTCGGGGCGGATCACCGAAGAGACTGCGCTGGAAATGTCGCCCAAGCAAAACGAAATGGCCCAAATGCTGCGCGGCCGTGTCTAA
- a CDS encoding circadian clock KaiB family protein: protein MSNGTAVGAVASSFKGIALFTPGGDCVYCIDEQKRAHWHIDLCAALQTHLELAEPPYFLLPCFTATVDRWVNSATQAPVTVAEAYPRVLRFQPLLNALFGLGELQWQPNYTSAEECSVALIESYQSTFPELWECHDLVMRVEQAIAVPTPTTPLLEIPLAVDPLPQAHCFKLFVRATDTAVTEKMLRFLYTTLESTLPGAYTLQVIDVTTHPDEAEAANITATPTLIQVSPEPVRRVVGSVLSQEQMMQLLAG, encoded by the coding sequence GTGTCTAATGGCACTGCGGTTGGTGCAGTCGCCTCTAGCTTTAAAGGTATTGCCCTCTTTACCCCGGGGGGCGACTGCGTCTACTGCATTGATGAGCAAAAGCGGGCCCACTGGCACATCGACCTCTGTGCGGCTTTACAAACCCACCTGGAACTGGCGGAGCCGCCCTACTTTTTGCTGCCCTGCTTTACCGCTACCGTAGATCGCTGGGTTAACTCCGCTACTCAAGCACCTGTGACCGTGGCCGAGGCTTACCCCCGAGTCCTACGGTTTCAACCCCTGCTCAACGCGTTGTTTGGCCTGGGGGAATTGCAGTGGCAGCCCAACTACACCAGCGCTGAAGAATGTTCGGTAGCGCTGATCGAGTCGTACCAGTCCACCTTTCCCGAATTGTGGGAATGCCACGATTTAGTGATGCGCGTCGAGCAGGCGATCGCTGTTCCTACGCCCACTACACCGCTGCTGGAAATACCGCTAGCGGTTGACCCGCTGCCTCAAGCGCACTGCTTCAAGCTGTTTGTCAGGGCTACCGACACGGCTGTCACCGAAAAAATGCTGCGGTTTTTGTACACCACGCTAGAGTCAACCCTGCCTGGTGCCTACACCCTCCAGGTAATTGACGTCACCACTCACCCTGACGAAGCCGAGGCCGCTAATATTACGGCGACCCCAACCCTGATTCAGGTTTCTCCAGAACCCGTGCGACGGGTAGTGGGCAGTGTACTTAGCCAAGAGCAGATGATGCAACTGCTGGCGGGGTAG
- the cax gene encoding calcium/proton exchanger: MSIKNIVSLGLLLFIPISIAAERLEWGALTIFVLSALAIVPLAIWLSTATEELAVVTGPTIGGLINAVFGNATELIIALVALKAGLIDIVKASITGSILANLLLVLGLSMFFGGLRYKEQEFNQNVAGINGSTMALAVTAIVLPAMVINTSNIVEPSAISRLSLTVAVVMIVVYGLTLLFSLKTHSYLYDVGVSDAEGEHGEGEKPNVALWLGVLLAATIGVAVESEIFVGAVEETATMLGLTDLFTGVILLPLVGGAAEYVTAVRMAVKNNMDLSVSIAMGSSLLVALLVAPVLVIIGYFIGQPMDLNFGPFEAIAVVIAVAVVNLISQDGKSNWLEGVLLLSTFAILGASFFFHPV; encoded by the coding sequence ATGTCGATAAAAAACATTGTCTCCCTGGGCCTGCTGCTCTTTATTCCCATCTCGATCGCAGCAGAGCGGCTGGAGTGGGGTGCCCTAACTATATTTGTGCTGTCGGCGCTGGCCATTGTGCCCCTGGCGATTTGGCTGAGCACCGCTACCGAAGAGCTAGCGGTGGTGACCGGGCCAACTATTGGTGGGTTGATCAATGCCGTCTTTGGTAACGCTACCGAGCTGATTATTGCCCTGGTCGCCCTCAAGGCGGGGCTGATCGACATTGTCAAAGCCAGCATTACCGGGTCGATTTTGGCCAACCTGCTGCTGGTGTTGGGTCTGTCGATGTTCTTTGGTGGGCTGCGCTACAAAGAGCAGGAGTTTAACCAAAACGTGGCGGGTATTAATGGCAGCACCATGGCCCTGGCAGTGACGGCGATCGTGCTGCCGGCCATGGTGATCAACACCTCGAATATTGTGGAGCCGAGCGCCATTAGCCGTCTGTCGCTGACCGTGGCGGTGGTGATGATTGTGGTCTATGGGCTAACGCTGCTGTTTTCTCTAAAGACCCACAGCTACCTCTACGACGTGGGGGTAAGCGATGCTGAGGGCGAGCACGGCGAAGGCGAAAAGCCCAACGTGGCGCTTTGGCTAGGGGTGCTGCTGGCGGCCACCATTGGGGTGGCGGTTGAGTCAGAAATTTTTGTGGGCGCGGTGGAAGAAACGGCCACCATGCTGGGGCTGACCGACCTGTTTACCGGGGTGATTTTGCTGCCCCTGGTGGGTGGCGCAGCGGAGTACGTTACGGCCGTGCGCATGGCAGTAAAGAACAACATGGATTTGTCGGTGTCGATCGCCATGGGGTCGAGCCTGCTGGTGGCGCTGCTAGTGGCCCCCGTTTTGGTGATTATCGGCTACTTTATTGGCCAGCCTATGGATTTGAACTTTGGCCCTTTTGAGGCGATCGCGGTAGTAATCGCTGTCGCTGTCGTTAACCTAATCAGCCAGGATGGCAAATCGAACTGGCTGGAGGGGGTGCTGCTGCTCTCCACCTTCGCCATTCTTGGAGCTTCGTTTTTCTTTCACCCGGTGTAG